A stretch of the Filimonas lacunae genome encodes the following:
- a CDS encoding TssN family type VI secretion system protein has translation MITLKAIFLNYLLVPLVAVLLAALMAYVKKKNKILKNKTLILYLLLASLVLALPGIGGLAGNTFSPYWYLFAQLLYLCLGIYHIRLMAHYFKRTGTDKKSNVYAILFELLLTIMCLLLGSYLFTLLFNWLSPYKGYGLTASTSLCIFIMPLIFNYTYTRFLAIPFAIYKVWQYTPGVTAGFENRDLGTLMLVNLELTKTPVDGHRFAIKAKSPQNLPLGEWMNRVIEDFNLKNPTEPIQTTSDTGEEHGWIFYVKPSFFHMRRYLDYEKSVADNKLSEKNIVICKRVIRHEEEKVISVV, from the coding sequence ATGATAACATTAAAAGCCATATTTCTTAACTACTTACTGGTTCCATTGGTAGCAGTGCTATTGGCTGCCCTGATGGCTTATGTAAAGAAGAAAAACAAGATATTAAAAAACAAAACGCTGATACTGTACCTGCTGCTGGCCAGCCTGGTGCTGGCATTACCCGGTATTGGCGGTTTGGCAGGGAATACCTTCAGCCCTTATTGGTACCTGTTTGCACAACTGTTATATCTATGCCTGGGCATTTACCACATACGCCTGATGGCGCATTATTTCAAACGCACGGGCACCGATAAAAAAAGCAATGTGTATGCTATCTTATTCGAGCTTCTGCTTACCATCATGTGCCTGCTACTGGGCAGTTACCTGTTCACCCTCCTGTTTAACTGGCTAAGCCCTTACAAAGGCTATGGACTAACTGCATCCACTTCTCTGTGCATCTTTATCATGCCATTGATATTCAACTATACCTATACCCGCTTTCTGGCTATTCCTTTTGCCATTTACAAAGTATGGCAGTATACGCCCGGTGTGACAGCAGGCTTTGAAAACAGGGACCTGGGTACGCTGATGCTGGTAAACCTGGAACTGACTAAAACCCCGGTAGACGGCCACCGTTTTGCCATCAAAGCCAAATCGCCACAGAATCTGCCATTAGGCGAATGGATGAACCGGGTGATTGAAGATTTCAACCTCAAAAATCCTACAGAACCTATTCAAACCACCAGCGACACCGGTGAAGAGCATGGATGGATCTTTTATGTAAAGCCCTCCTTCTTTCATATGCGCCGCTACCTGGATTACGAAAAATCTGTAGCCGACAACAAGCTATCCGAGAAGAACATCGTGATCTGTAAAAGAGTGATCAGGCACGAAGAAGAAAAAGTGATATCAGTAGTATAA
- a CDS encoding type VI secretion system baseplate subunit TssG: MQEELDIPRFINHLHTDFKAEVVAASLMQYFDSAEAIYIKRLGGSERAAKKDIARVRDGYFDSTPGELVIETHRDSIYDYMPEGIFHKPTLGGIHKSTEEIVSAIRKQRKQEAESRMFFGPFEQEAAFTEMMAAHLEQRMDNKGMYDDLLNVLSDLWPLLQQLDKENAKVFIYLLPFFYMTTGNKKWFVKTLQSLLGYPVTIQDVPNMENVDHIKNQLSLQKKQLGISTVLCGSHYDGNRNWEITIGPVDSGAAHDFLPNSRLNKLLQAIYESFVPEGVQVVQKMIISPTAFFTGKNNTQPGYLGYTTFL, from the coding sequence ATGCAGGAAGAATTAGACATACCGAGGTTTATCAACCACCTGCACACCGATTTTAAAGCAGAGGTGGTGGCTGCTTCGCTGATGCAATATTTTGATTCGGCCGAAGCTATCTATATAAAACGGTTGGGTGGCAGCGAGCGTGCAGCCAAGAAGGATATTGCCCGTGTACGCGATGGCTATTTCGATTCCACACCCGGCGAACTGGTGATTGAAACCCACCGCGATAGTATATATGATTATATGCCCGAAGGCATATTCCATAAACCTACTTTAGGTGGCATACATAAATCCACCGAAGAAATTGTATCGGCCATTCGCAAACAGCGCAAGCAGGAAGCAGAAAGCCGTATGTTCTTTGGCCCTTTTGAACAGGAAGCCGCTTTTACCGAAATGATGGCAGCACACCTGGAACAGCGCATGGATAACAAAGGCATGTACGACGATCTGTTAAACGTGCTGTCCGATCTGTGGCCCCTGCTGCAACAGCTGGATAAAGAAAACGCCAAGGTGTTCATTTACCTGCTACCCTTTTTTTACATGACCACCGGCAATAAAAAATGGTTTGTAAAAACATTACAGTCCTTGCTGGGCTATCCCGTTACCATACAGGATGTGCCCAACATGGAAAATGTAGATCATATCAAAAACCAGCTATCCCTGCAAAAAAAGCAACTGGGCATCAGCACCGTGTTATGTGGCAGCCATTATGATGGCAACCGGAACTGGGAAATAACCATTGGCCCGGTAGATTCCGGCGCTGCGCACGATTTTTTACCCAACAGCCGATTAAACAAACTACTGCAGGCCATCTACGAAAGCTTTGTGCCGGAAGGCGTACAGGTGGTGCAAAAAATGATTATCAGCCCTACTGCATTTTTCACAGGCAAAAACAATACTCAACCCGGTTATTTAGGATATACCACATTCTTATAA
- a CDS encoding type VI secretion system baseplate subunit TssF — MSQVVNRYSKETIKARMLQNAATLWGVKNERALDPFVKMLIEAFSTEMFKVSNEVSNMQARLLEKVARLLTPSIYTIPQPAHAIVHAQPLEAANILNNEHEFSYSIQLAAKAKGQSAIQIDLKYTPVDAVKLLNTNITAMLAGNSCYLFDKKMNKTALKKWKQAPAKNGEMWLALDMSQLKQDMPHEIALYFSNPAFEHLDWLYTLLPYITIDLGNHPLTVEPDIRYHSQTEQQGYEGIFNEYNIQKRVTDNIKNIYRQQFITIKGFPEQTEEYLQTLPAFLQEHFDQGDTKKFFPGQYFWLKLKFPPQYTFEVLEQFTVCTNAFPVFNRKWKQLDYSLNLTGNNIPLSLEPGEHFLSVHNVQDNNGTSYTEIPYSASNNLQKGLYSVRKGGMERFDERNALDMVNYLLELIRDEVSAFGSMKTGNVVKPVNEMVAQMKKLEQVVASVSNTTRELSSYVITEPRNGVTQVNVSYWVTHCRLGNDLRASEELKADSATPLQNGKVLLLTNTRGGETPQQGTDTINAYRYALTSRDRLVTIQDIKNFCLYELRDDIKDITIKKGIAHSAKPKEGFVRTTDIFITLQNYEAYPEHYWKAKERELIQKIDARAVDGILRRVFFITDQPTSL, encoded by the coding sequence ATGAGCCAGGTAGTGAACAGATACTCTAAAGAAACGATCAAGGCACGTATGTTGCAGAACGCCGCCACTTTATGGGGCGTAAAAAACGAGCGCGCACTGGACCCTTTTGTGAAAATGCTGATTGAAGCGTTTAGCACCGAAATGTTTAAGGTAAGCAACGAGGTAAGCAATATGCAGGCCCGTTTGCTGGAAAAAGTAGCCCGCCTGCTCACCCCTTCTATCTATACCATTCCACAACCCGCACATGCCATTGTGCATGCGCAACCACTGGAAGCCGCCAACATACTCAATAACGAACACGAGTTCTCCTACTCTATTCAGCTGGCGGCCAAAGCCAAAGGCCAAAGCGCTATACAGATAGATTTAAAATATACCCCGGTGGATGCTGTAAAACTGCTAAACACCAATATTACCGCCATGCTGGCCGGCAACAGCTGTTACCTGTTTGATAAAAAGATGAATAAAACGGCGCTGAAAAAATGGAAGCAGGCGCCTGCTAAAAATGGGGAGATGTGGCTGGCGCTGGATATGAGCCAGCTGAAGCAGGATATGCCGCATGAAATAGCCCTGTATTTCTCCAACCCCGCTTTTGAACACCTGGACTGGCTATATACCTTATTGCCTTATATAACCATTGACCTGGGCAATCACCCACTGACAGTGGAGCCTGATATCAGGTATCATTCGCAAACCGAGCAACAAGGCTACGAAGGTATTTTTAATGAATACAATATCCAGAAAAGGGTAACCGATAATATCAAAAACATTTACCGGCAGCAGTTCATTACCATAAAAGGGTTTCCCGAACAAACCGAAGAATACCTCCAAACACTGCCAGCCTTTTTACAGGAGCATTTTGACCAGGGCGATACAAAGAAATTCTTCCCCGGTCAGTACTTCTGGTTAAAGCTCAAGTTTCCGCCACAGTACACTTTTGAAGTGCTGGAGCAGTTTACGGTGTGCACCAATGCCTTCCCGGTATTTAACCGTAAATGGAAGCAGCTGGACTATTCGTTAAATCTTACCGGCAATAACATACCCTTATCGCTGGAGCCTGGCGAACATTTCCTGTCGGTACATAACGTACAGGACAACAACGGTACCAGCTATACCGAAATACCTTACTCTGCCAGCAACAACCTGCAAAAAGGTTTATACTCTGTGCGCAAAGGGGGCATGGAAAGGTTTGATGAAAGAAATGCACTGGATATGGTCAACTACCTGCTGGAACTGATACGGGACGAGGTATCTGCTTTTGGCAGCATGAAAACCGGTAACGTGGTAAAGCCGGTAAATGAGATGGTGGCGCAGATGAAAAAACTGGAACAGGTGGTAGCTTCTGTATCCAACACCACACGTGAGTTATCCAGTTATGTGATCACCGAGCCACGCAATGGCGTAACGCAGGTAAACGTAAGCTACTGGGTAACGCATTGCCGCCTGGGCAACGATTTGCGTGCATCGGAAGAATTAAAGGCCGATAGCGCTACGCCTTTGCAAAATGGCAAAGTGCTGCTGCTTACCAACACCCGTGGCGGCGAAACGCCCCAGCAGGGAACCGATACCATTAATGCTTATCGTTATGCATTAACCTCACGCGACAGGCTGGTGACCATACAGGACATTAAAAACTTTTGCCTGTATGAACTCAGGGATGATATTAAGGATATCACTATTAAAAAAGGCATTGCCCACAGCGCCAAGCCCAAAGAAGGCTTTGTGAGAACCACGGACATTTTTATCACCCTGCAAAACTATGAAGCTTATCCTGAACATTACTGGAAAGCAAAAGAACGGGAGCTGATTCAAAAGATTGATGCACGCGCGGTAGATGGCATTTTACGCCGGGTATTTTTTATTACCGATCAACCCACCTCTTTATAA
- a CDS encoding GPW/gp25 family protein → MATSGNYKLPFNPSTLFSATGFIESCSQEESIAQNLMLLITTKQGENRFDRFYGNAVWDIDFENAKSEGEWERIFRQSMEECILKYEPRLSNAEVKVRISYLEQSNAKKATVIKKKASIHIQAILSDSREIYQFATEIFLSPLSVD, encoded by the coding sequence ATGGCAACCTCTGGCAACTATAAACTACCCTTTAACCCCAGCACGCTGTTTTCGGCTACGGGGTTTATAGAATCATGCAGTCAGGAAGAAAGCATTGCACAAAACCTGATGTTGCTGATCACCACCAAACAGGGCGAAAACCGGTTCGATCGCTTCTATGGCAATGCCGTATGGGATATCGACTTTGAAAACGCCAAATCGGAAGGGGAATGGGAAAGGATATTCCGCCAGAGCATGGAAGAGTGCATTCTGAAATACGAACCCCGTTTAAGCAATGCCGAAGTAAAAGTGCGCATCTCTTACCTGGAGCAGTCGAATGCTAAAAAAGCCACCGTGATAAAGAAGAAAGCCAGCATTCACATACAAGCCATATTAAGTGATAGCCGCGAGATATACCAGTTTGCCACAGAAATATTTTTAAGCCCTTTATCCGTAGACTAA
- a CDS encoding lytic transglycosylase domain-containing protein — protein MTTLFSYSKQLLAATFFLVAAEKVCAATIDTTDRRIAWYKATVAGNAGTIRFVEYALQLHGIPKALRNLALIESDFIVSTLSSANAAGIWQITPDVAKDYGLKTSKVNDERYDVYKSTYMACRNLNDLYQLYKNWLIVIAAYNCGQGRVNKAMARAGSRKYSDFYRYLPDETILHVYKFMMACYATNEWLFCEQERIAASAGTTAPTHVQDRNPDIAVVTVSAGYKLKVIANGLQLPLEVLQLLNPSFEKELLQRGETQLQLPIDKMPDFLITQNQVLKTSLETE, from the coding sequence ATGACTACACTTTTTTCCTATAGTAAACAATTACTGGCAGCCACCTTTTTCCTGGTAGCTGCGGAAAAAGTGTGCGCCGCTACTATAGACACCACCGACCGTAGAATTGCCTGGTACAAAGCAACCGTAGCAGGCAATGCAGGTACTATTCGCTTTGTGGAGTATGCCCTGCAACTGCATGGCATACCCAAAGCCCTGCGTAACCTGGCGTTGATCGAGTCTGATTTTATTGTTAGTACCCTTTCCAGCGCCAACGCAGCAGGCATCTGGCAAATAACGCCAGATGTAGCCAAAGACTATGGTTTAAAAACCAGCAAGGTGAACGACGAGCGGTACGATGTATACAAAAGCACCTATATGGCTTGCCGTAACCTGAACGATCTGTACCAGCTATATAAAAACTGGCTGATTGTAATAGCCGCTTACAACTGTGGGCAGGGCCGGGTGAACAAAGCCATGGCAAGGGCAGGCAGCAGAAAGTATAGTGATTTTTACAGGTATCTGCCGGATGAAACCATACTGCATGTATATAAGTTTATGATGGCCTGCTACGCTACCAATGAATGGCTTTTTTGTGAACAGGAAAGAATAGCAGCATCCGCAGGTACTACAGCACCCACGCATGTGCAGGACAGAAACCCGGATATAGCGGTGGTAACGGTTAGCGCCGGTTACAAATTAAAAGTAATAGCCAACGGCCTGCAATTGCCGCTGGAAGTGTTGCAGTTATTGAACCCGTCATTTGAGAAAGAGCTGTTACAACGTGGCGAAACCCAATTACAATTACCTATTGATAAAATGCCTGATTTTTTAATTACCCAAAACCAGGTATTAAAAACATCACTCGAAACCGAATAA
- a CDS encoding ATP-dependent Clp protease ATP-binding subunit yields the protein MNILFANDTVKEVLHIAQAIARENYHATYGAPHLLRALMHKETGLHDFLHSLEKDPAYFIEWAEVRMEDFPSTMSLPETIEQAPEIEDILEEADDIRVKLGLDEVTALCVLTALVKPHVVFTPAQLKSLPLREGEIIASLKGTSENNATPLNGVNGKSEQHYGSDSALHKYCVNKTALAQSKTIDPIIGREKETRMLIEVLGRRNKPNVIITGEPGVGKTALVDGLAYEIIAGNVPLHIQHAVLLELDMGTLMAGASYKGEVEDRLKKIITELKKLDKAILFIDEIHQLLDSKGALGSGTANLLKPELARGAITVIGATTSEEHRKIIEPDQAFSRRFEVLAIYEPDADTCYKMIEFLIPRYEAHHHIKIAPDAIAECVRLSKRYLKEKCLPDAALDLLDRTMSAIRMLDETSAKELQQWKDKYEALKAESNEGEQASLRDYKWHYQLLQNMVSPILWGSLQEQPDISAIESVAELQQLTEKTFAELDTLKEIKRDTVGKQELAAVMAAKTNIPIGKIQAKEKEKLLNMETALQRRVVGQDHALKVLSDAIVQSRSGIHKPGQPIGSFFLLGPTGTGKTELAKSIAELLFNDEKAMIRFDMSEFKEEHSAALLYGAPPGYVGYEEGGMLVNKIRRQPYSVVLFDEIEKAHPSVFDVFLQIMDEGKVTDKLGKEGDFSNALILFTSNIGSQFIVEKFEQQVIPTSRELMDIMARNFRPEFLARITEILPFAPVNEAMAVNIFNIQLTSLLNPLHRLGIALNITDDARKQLALSGFSPQYGARQISGVIRSQLSRPISRMIVNEEVQKGHTIVVSLDAEGQLQWNVQ from the coding sequence ATGAATATCCTATTTGCCAACGACACCGTAAAAGAAGTACTCCACATAGCACAGGCTATTGCCCGTGAAAACTACCATGCTACCTATGGGGCTCCGCACCTGCTGCGCGCCTTAATGCACAAAGAAACCGGGCTGCACGATTTTTTACATTCCCTGGAAAAAGATCCTGCCTACTTTATCGAATGGGCGGAAGTAAGAATGGAAGACTTCCCTTCTACCATGTCGTTGCCCGAAACCATAGAGCAAGCTCCTGAAATAGAAGATATACTGGAAGAAGCAGATGATATACGTGTAAAGCTGGGACTGGATGAAGTTACCGCCCTGTGCGTGCTCACTGCCCTGGTTAAACCCCACGTAGTGTTTACACCTGCACAGTTAAAATCGCTGCCCTTACGCGAAGGCGAAATTATAGCCAGCCTGAAAGGCACCAGCGAAAACAACGCCACTCCACTGAATGGTGTTAACGGTAAATCGGAACAACATTATGGATCCGATAGCGCGCTGCATAAATATTGTGTAAACAAAACCGCACTGGCTCAAAGCAAAACAATTGACCCTATCATTGGCCGCGAGAAAGAAACCCGCATGCTGATAGAAGTATTGGGCCGTCGTAACAAACCCAACGTTATTATCACCGGCGAACCGGGTGTAGGTAAAACTGCCCTGGTAGATGGTTTGGCGTATGAAATCATTGCCGGCAATGTGCCATTGCATATACAACACGCCGTGCTGCTGGAACTGGACATGGGTACGCTGATGGCCGGCGCTTCTTATAAAGGCGAAGTAGAAGACCGCCTGAAAAAGATTATCACCGAACTGAAAAAGCTGGACAAAGCCATCCTGTTCATTGACGAAATACACCAGCTTCTGGACAGCAAAGGGGCCTTAGGCAGCGGCACCGCCAACCTGTTGAAGCCCGAGCTGGCAAGAGGTGCTATTACGGTGATTGGCGCCACCACCAGCGAAGAGCATAGAAAAATTATAGAGCCTGACCAGGCATTCAGCAGAAGGTTTGAAGTACTGGCCATTTACGAGCCGGATGCTGACACCTGCTATAAAATGATAGAATTCCTGATTCCCCGTTACGAAGCACATCATCATATTAAAATTGCACCAGACGCTATTGCAGAATGTGTACGCCTTTCTAAAAGATACCTGAAAGAAAAGTGCTTGCCCGATGCAGCATTGGATCTGCTGGACAGAACCATGTCGGCCATTCGCATGCTCGACGAAACCTCTGCCAAAGAATTGCAGCAATGGAAAGACAAATACGAAGCCCTCAAAGCTGAAAGTAACGAAGGGGAACAGGCTTCTTTAAGAGATTACAAATGGCACTACCAGCTGTTGCAGAATATGGTAAGTCCTATTTTGTGGGGCAGCCTGCAGGAGCAGCCTGATATCAGCGCCATAGAAAGTGTTGCCGAGCTGCAACAACTTACCGAAAAAACCTTTGCCGAACTGGATACCTTAAAAGAGATCAAAAGAGATACGGTGGGCAAGCAGGAGCTGGCAGCAGTAATGGCGGCCAAAACCAATATCCCTATTGGCAAAATACAGGCGAAAGAAAAGGAAAAACTACTGAACATGGAAACCGCGCTGCAACGCCGTGTAGTGGGTCAGGATCATGCTTTAAAAGTGCTGAGCGATGCCATTGTACAAAGCAGAAGCGGTATTCATAAACCCGGCCAGCCTATCGGTTCCTTCTTCTTACTGGGCCCAACCGGTACCGGTAAAACAGAACTGGCCAAGTCTATTGCCGAGTTGCTGTTCAATGATGAAAAAGCCATGATCCGCTTTGATATGTCTGAGTTTAAAGAAGAGCATTCCGCAGCGTTGTTATACGGTGCTCCTCCCGGCTATGTAGGCTATGAAGAAGGTGGTATGCTGGTGAACAAAATTCGCCGTCAGCCTTATTCTGTGGTGCTGTTCGACGAAATTGAAAAAGCACATCCTTCTGTATTTGATGTGTTTTTACAAATTATGGATGAAGGCAAGGTAACAGATAAGCTGGGCAAAGAAGGTGATTTCAGCAATGCCCTTATACTGTTTACTTCCAATATAGGCAGCCAGTTTATAGTAGAGAAGTTTGAACAGCAGGTTATCCCTACTTCACGCGAGCTGATGGATATAATGGCCCGCAACTTCCGCCCGGAGTTCCTGGCCCGTATTACAGAAATACTTCCATTTGCACCTGTCAATGAAGCCATGGCCGTAAACATATTCAACATACAGCTGACTTCCCTGCTAAACCCGCTGCACCGCCTGGGCATTGCGTTAAACATTACCGATGATGCCCGCAAACAACTGGCATTAAGCGGATTCTCTCCACAGTACGGTGCCAGACAAATCAGCGGCGTTATCCGTTCGCAACTTAGCCGGCCTATATCCAGGATGATAGTGAATGAAGAAGTACAGAAAGGCCATACCATAGTGGTATCGCTGGATGCGGAAGGACAATTACAATGGAACGTACAATAA